The genomic DNA CGGTGATGGGACTCAAGCAAGCCAATCAAGTGGCGGAATTAAAATCGTATCTGGGGGCAAGAGAAGAAAGCCTTGCTACGCTTGAGCGACAGAGTCGAATGATTAAATTAGAAGGTGGATTTTTTATGCTTCTTCTAATTATCGGTGGGTCAACACTGATTTTCCTCTCGCAAAAAGATTTAGAAAGAACACAGATGTTAAAAGATTTTTTTGCTACCCTCACTCATGAGATGAAAACGCCGTTAGCCTCACTCAGACTCCAGGCAGAAAGTCTAGAAGAAGATTTAAAAAACAAAAAAACAAAAGCAATTCTAACCCGTCTAATTGATGATTCCAAGCGATTGGAATTACAAATGGACAAAGCCTTGTATCTCGCTGCACTCACCCGAAAAGAAATTTTATATTTAGAGAAAGTAAGTCTCGCCGAACTACTCGGACAGATTACATCTTATTATCCGTTCACTCAGATAGTGACCATTGAAAATTCTTTTGTCTCTGTTGATATACGCGCCTTCGAAAGTGTGATTAAAAATCTAATCGAAAATGCAAG from Leptospiraceae bacterium includes the following:
- a CDS encoding HAMP domain-containing histidine kinase, whose protein sequence is MRQSRSRLLLGFLWLTLSISLGVWWTVMGLKQANQVAELKSYLGAREESLATLERQSRMIKLEGGFFMLLLIIGGSTLIFLSQKDLERTQMLKDFFATLTHEMKTPLASLRLQAESLEEDLKNKKTKAILTRLIDDSKRLELQMDKALYLAALTRKEILYLEKVSLAELLGQITSYYPFTQIVTIENSFVSVDIRAFESVIKNLIENASNHGKASRVVFKIERISANAKITITDNGLGFTGNTRQLGKLFFRHSTHSGSGIGLYLVKNLISKMNGHVHFHNSKTGFEVTIDLPAGTHS